From the Carya illinoinensis cultivar Pawnee chromosome 4, C.illinoinensisPawnee_v1, whole genome shotgun sequence genome, one window contains:
- the LOC122308076 gene encoding glutathione S-transferase DHAR3, chloroplastic-like: MSTARIQPTACSLSSTVRHLGFFNLRLPRSAAVSFNSFDRVRRYGIRKALTVSMSTASSSDPLEILVKASVTTPNKLGDCPFCQRVLLTLEEKHLPYDLKLVDLTNKPEWFLKINSKGTVPVIKLDEKWMPDSDVITQALEEKYPNPPLGTPPEKSSVGSKIFSTFIGFLKSKDASDGTEQALIEELRSFNDYIKENGPFVNGKEVSAVDLSLGPKLHHLEIALGHYKNWSVPDSLPYTKAYMKSIFSRDSFIKTRAQPEDVIAGWRPKVLG; encoded by the exons ATGTCGACCGCCAGAATTCAACCCACAGCGTGTTCCCTGTCATCGACCGTCAGACACCTCGGCTTCTTCAATCTCCGGCTTCCCAGAAGCGCCGCAGTTTCGTTCAATAGCTTCGACCGGGTGAGACGCTACGGGATCAGAAAAGCCCTCACAGTGTCCATGTCTactgcttcttcttctgaccCTCTCGAAATCTTAGTCAAAGCTTCCGTTACTACCCCCAACAAGCTCGGCGACT GTCCTTTTTGCCAAAGGGTATTGCTGACTTTGGAGGAAAAGCATCTCCCTTATGACTTAAAGTTGGTAGATTTGACCAACAAGCCAGAATG GttcttaaaaattaattcaaaaggtACAGTTCCTGTGATTAAACTTGATGAGAAGTGGATGCCAGACTCAGATGTCATCACACAAGCACTAGAAGAGAAGTATCCTAATCCACCCCTGGGAACCCCTCCAGAGAAGTCTTCAGT TGGGTCAAAGATCTTCTCCACATTCATTGGTTTCCTCAAAAGCAAAGACGCCAGTGATGGAACAGAGCAAGCATTGATCGAGGAGCTACGTTCttttaatgattatataaaagaaaat GGTCCTTTTGTCAATGGGAAAGAAGTTTCTGCTGTAGATTTGTCACTTGGACCCAAGCTGCATCATCTGGAGATTGCTTTGGGGCATTACAAGAATTGGTCAGTTCCAGATTCTCTTCCCTACACGAAGGCTTACATGAAG TCTATTTTCTCAAgagattcatttattaaaacaCGTGCACAGCCAGAGGATGTAATTGCAGGTTGGCGTCCAAAAGTCTTGGGTTAA
- the LOC122307094 gene encoding transmembrane protein 214-like, giving the protein MDENTAAIEAILREQEEEEEQAERSNNNYRNKETQNGKDFGWQTVSYPKRNKKASRPQQGENSADLLTRRPNGAAPAASPNVFLSIEQHSEERRRRALENQLAAASGEGSKRHSDEDEDSDTEVPGAAADALENGDVKPKKPKKPKKPKVTVGEAASKIDAADLCAFLIDITASYEAQQDIQLMRFADYFGRAFASVSAAQFPWSKTFKESSVAKTVDIPLSSISEDVYKTSVDWIGKRSSEALGSFVLWSLDSILADLASHQAAAKGSKKVVQQASSKSQVAIFVVLAMALRRKPDVLISLLPIIKENPKYQGQDKLPVTIWVIAQASQGDLVVGLYMWVYLLLPMLASKSSCNPLSRDLILQLVERILSSPKARTILLNGVVRKGERVVPPLGLELLLRITYPAPSDRLKVTEKFEAIYPNLKEVALAGSPGSRSMKQVAQQILNITIKAAGEGNPGLSGEASDIFLWCLSQNPECYKQWDMLYLDNLEASVVILRKLSDEWKECSKKLSNLDILRETLQSFKQKNEKALANGDAGAHHTSLKDADKYCKLIVRQSSQGHGCMKGMVLVSVALAVGAAIMSQDLQSWDYRKLTEMLNFP; this is encoded by the exons ATGGACGAGAATACAGCTGCCATCGAAGCGATTCTAagagagcaagaggaagaagaagagcaagCTGAGAGGAGTAACAACAATTACAGGAACAAGGAGACCCAAAACGGCAAAGATTTCGGCTGGCAAACGGTCTCCTATCCGAAACGCAATAAGAAGGCGTCCAGGCCGCAACAGGGGGAGAATTCAGCAGATCTCCTGACCCGCCGGCCGAACGGCGCTGCCCCCGCCGCATCCCCCAATGTCTTCCTCTCGATCGAGCAGCATTCCGAGGAACGCCGTCGGCGCGCTCTCGAGAATCAGCTCGCCGCCGCATCCGGAGAGGGATCGAAGCGACATTCCGACGAAGATGAAGACAGCGACACTGAGGTGCCTGGCGCCGCCGCCGACGCCCTCGAGAACGGCGATGTTAAGCCTAAGAAGCCGAAAAAGCCGAAGAAACCCAAGGTGACCGTGGGTGAAGCTGCGTCGAAGATCGATGCCGCTGATCTTTGCGCTTTCCTCATTGATATCACC GCTTCGTACGAAGCGCAGCAAGATATACAGCTAATGCGATTCGCGGATTATTTTGGCCGGGCATTCGCGTCGGTGAGTGCGGCTCAATTTCCGTGGTCTAAGACATTCAAAGAGTCCAGTGTTGCAAAGACCGTTGAT ATTCCTCTTTCCAGTATATCCGAAGATGTTTATAAGACATCTGTTGACTGGATTGGAAAGCGGTCTTCTGAAGCACTTGGGTCCTTTGTGCTATGGTCTTTGGATAGCATTCTTGCTGACCTTGCAAGTCATCAAGCAGCTGCCAAGGGATCCAAAAAGGTGGTTCAGCAAGCATCTTCAAAGTCTCAG GTTGCCatatttgttgttttagcaaTGGCACTACGAAGGAAACCTGATGTGTTGATCAGTTTATTGCCTATTATTAAGGAAAATCCAAAATATCAAGGACAGGATAAGCTTCCAGTCACTATTTGGGTGATTGCTCAG GCATCTCAAGGAGATTTAGTTGTTGGGTTGTACATGTGGGTTTATCTTCTCTTGCCTATGCTGGCTAGCAAGTCAAGCTGTAATCCACTATCTAGAGACTTGATTTTACAGTTGGTGGAGAG AATTTTGTCTTCCCCAAAAGCTCGGACCATCCTGTTAAATGGTGTTGTCAGAAAGGGGGAGCGTGTGGTGCCACCATTAGGTCTTGAGCTTTTGCTGAGAATTACCTATCCCGCACCATCGGATCGGCTAAAG GTTACCGAAAAATTTGAAGCTATATATCCGAATTTAAAAGAGGTCGCCCTTGCTGGTTCCCCGGGAAGCAGATCGATGAAGCAAGTTGCACAACAGATTTTGAACATTACAATCAAAGCTGCTGGAGAAG GCAACCCTGGCCTGTCAGGGGAAGCAAGCGACATTTTTCTTTGGTGTTTGAGCCAAAACCCTGAATGTTACAAGCAATGG GACATGCTTTATCTTGATAATCTTGAAGCGAGTGTTGTTATTCTGAGAAAGCTTTCTGATGAATGGAAGGAGTGCTCTAAAAAGCtttctaatttggacattttgaGGGAAACTCTTCAGAGTTTCAAGCAGAAG AATGAGAAAGCATTGGCAAACGGAGATGCTGGTGCTCACCATACATCATTGAAGGATGCAGACAAATACTGCAAGTTGATTGTGAGGCAATCATCGCAGGGTCATGGATGCATGAAGGGCATGGTCCTTGTATCTGTTGCACTGGCTGTTGGTGCGGCAATTATGTCCCAAGACTTGCAATCTTGGGACTATAGGAAACTCACTGAAATGTTGAACTTCCCCTGA
- the LOC122307092 gene encoding myosin-binding protein 3-like, whose protein sequence is MAANKFATMLHRNTHKVIVILVYVILEWVLIILLLLNSFFSYLITKFSNYVGLKPPCLWCSRVDHILEPSKNTSAYRDLICDTHATEISKLSYCSTHQNLAESNNICEDCLASRPSYNDSSIGSTKRIAFVSWMSENQSETNGEKSLRCSCCNESLSCEPHSPKPSSWDALNHTRKDDLIIEAVDDDDNEGKYKEPSKPNSPSKHKEKDNEIQKTKMEENHSDKGIADEYRILPDVGGFSFKDVAQEDCSTFLIDSTKQESDYTNFVHLSFDNCQCCPGQDHSLETINMHLTNYIACEFNRLIPIELIDSSTTANQGSCNLKDEDLREQDQQDRASDPEVWIETQLNGSTEAILLMIKESEERAIEGQLKSLEIDEGDTQTLQVVERKQDVVSEECSQVANTRRPQTLFLIEEVSTKQKQPDDLPARGAVIDSINLLSDECSANTLIGTEESDHAADRPQAEEPIYSSGCVKEDPSSANDNGAKFCIAPDSLMPQDDLGSKPMKKNIQHEKTFLIENTRESGAEEPFDGSAVGKMEGGDAATTTEPLEAALKAERKALNAVYAELEEERSASAIAANQTMAMITRLQEEKATMQMEALQYQRMMEEQAEYDQEALQLLNELMTKKEKEKQELEKDLDMYREKVLDYEAKEKMRMTRRIKDGSLRSRNSSASCSIADESDKLSIDLNREARDDGNYSGHEDTTQNTSAGNADLNLEEMALDCVRHMSALDGSLAEFEEERLSILDQLQALEEKLITLAEDGGFLEDGKSIEHSSMYGAKEFDDHDFTSPEVNGISVNRSSMYGVKELDNHEFTSPEENGISKDKLYPERKTMNSMAKRLLPLFDAANNKSEEGLLVEEKGESEYVEMQKSLESNFELEVKKLPIEDEVDHVNEKLRALKSDREFLRHCMSSIKKGDKGVDLVQEVLQHLRDLKAVEVRVNNVSDDVKFQ, encoded by the exons ATGGCTGCCAACAAGTTTGCAACCATGTTGCATAGAAACACCCACAAAGTCATCGTCATTCTAGTCTATGTAATCCTTGAATGGGTCTTGAtaatcctcctcctcctcaactctTTTTTCAGTTATTTGATCACGAAATTTTCTAATTACGTTGGCCTTAAACCACCGTGCCTATGGTGTTCTAGAGTCGATCACATCTTGGAGCCTAGCAAGAACACAAGCGCTTACAGGGATCTTATATGTGACACTCATGCCACTGAAATTTCCAAATTGAGCTACTGTTCAACTCATCAGAACTTGGCTGAATCAAATAATATATGTGAGGACTGCTTGGCCTCTCGACCAAGTTACAACGACAGCTCCATTGGAAGCACAAAGAGAATTGCTTTTGTTTCATGGATGAGTGAGAACCAAAGTGAAACTAATGGTGAAAAGAGTTTAAGGTGTTCATGCTGCAACGAGAGCTTAAGCTGCGAACCGCATTCTCCAAAGCCTTCTTCTTGGGATGCTTTGAATCATACCCGGAAAGACGATTTGATTATAGAAGCAGTGGATGATGATGACAACGAAGGTAAGTACAAAGAACCAAGCAAACCTAATTCTCCGTCAAAACACAAGGAAAAGGACAATGAGATCCAAAAAACCAAGATGGAAGAAAATCACAGTGACAAAGGGATTGCAGACGAGTATCGGATACTTCCTGATGTTGGAGGTTTTAGCTTCAAAGACGTGGCACAGGAGGATTGTTCAACGTTCCTGATTGACTCGACCAAGCAGGAATCCGATTATACCAATTTTGTTCATCTATCTTTTGACAATTGTCAGTGTTGCCCTGGACAAGATCACTCACTTGAAACCATCAATATGCATTTAACGAATTATATTGCTTGTGAGTTCAATCGTCTAATCCCGATCGAGTTAATTGATTCTTCAACTACAGCAAACCAAGGATCATGCAACTTGAAAGATGAAGATCTGAGAGAGCAGGATCAGCAGGATAGAGCTTCTGATCCAGAGGTATGGATTGAAACACAGCTCAACGGCTCAACAGAGGCAATATTACTCATGATAAAGGAGAGTGAAGAGAGGGCAATTGAAGGACAACTTAAAAGCTTGGAGATCGATGAAGGTGATACTCAGACTTTACAGGTGGTAGAAAGGAAACAAGATGTAGTCAGCGAGGAATGTAGCCAAGTTGCTAATACTCGACGACCTCAAACTTTATTCCTCATAGAAGAAGTATCCACGAAACAAAAACAACCAGATGATCTACCAG CACGTGGAGCAGTAATAGACAGCATAAATCTGTTGTCTGATGAATGCTCAGCCAATACCCTGATAGGCACAGAGGAGTCAGACCATGCAGCCGATCGGCCTCAAGCTGAAGAACCAATTTATTCATCGGGATGCGTAAAAGAAGATCCGTCTTCCGCTAACGATAATGGTGCTAAATTCTGTATCGCCCCTGATTCATTAATGCCTCAGGATGACCTTG GTTCAAAGCCCATGAAGAAAAATATCCAGCACGAAAAAACATTTTTGATTGAAAATACTCGAGAGTCAGGAGCTGAAGAACCTTTCGATGGAAGTGCTGTTGGGAAGATGGAAGGTGGTGATGCAGCTACTACCACTGAACCTCTGGAAGCAGCACTAAAAGCCGAACGAAAAGCTTTAAATGCTGTTTATGCAGAACTAGAAGAAGAGAGGAGCGCATCTGCAATAGCTGCTAACCAGACTATGGCTATGATAACCAGGCTTCAAGAAGAGAAAGCAACAATGCAGATGGAAGCGTTACAATATCAGAGGATGATGGAAGAACAAGCTGAATATGACCAGGAAGCCTTGCAACTTTTGAATGAGCTCATGACCaagaaagagaaggagaagcaaGAACTAGAGAAAGACTTGGACATGTATCGTGAGAAGGTCTTAGATTATGAGGCAAAAGAGAAGATGAGAATGacaagaagaattaaagatgGAAGTTTAAGAAGCAGAAACTCTTCAGCTTCTTGCAGCATTGCAGATGAAAGTGATAAATTATCAATTGATCTGAATCGTGAAGCTAGAGATGATGGTAACTATTCCGGCCATGAAGATACCACTCAAAACACTAGTGCTGGCAATGCAGATTTGAATTTGGAGGAAATGGCTCTGGACTGTGTGAGGCATATGAGTGCCCTTGATGGATCATtggcagagttcgaggaagagagGCTGTCCATTCTAGATCAGCTCCAAGCACTGGAGGAGAAGCTTATCACATTGGCTGAAGATGGAGGATTTCTTGAAGATGGAAAATCCATTGAGCATTCCTCGATGTATGGTGCCAAAGAGTTTGACGATCATGACTTTACTAGTCCGGAAGTAAATGGGATTTCAGTGAATCGTTCCTCAATGTATGGTGTAAAAGAGCTTGACAATCATGAGTTTACTAGTCCAGAAGAAAATGGAATTTCAAAGGATAAACTTTATCCAGAGAGAAAAACAATGAATTCAATGGCAAAGAGGCTCCTTCCTCTCTTCGATGCCGCCAATAACAAAAGTGAAGAAGGGTTGTTAGTCGAAGAAAAAGGCGAATCCGAATATGTTGAAATGCAAAAATCCTTGGAATCCAATTTTGAACTTGAAGTAAAAAAACTACCCATTGAAGATGAGGTGGATCATGTTAATGAGAAGCTGCGAGCTCTCAAATCAGATAGGGAGTTTCTAAGGCATTGTATGAGCTCCATAAAGAAGGGAGACAAGGGAGTCGATCTAGTTCAAGAAGTTTTACAACATCTTCGCGATCTGAAGGCTGTTGAAGTTCGTGTGAACAACGTGAGTGACGATGTGAAATTCCAGTAG